Genomic window (Gemmatimonadota bacterium):
TTCAACGCTCCATGCTCTCAGGGTCCATGAATCCGCAGACTTGCTGGACGTCCTTGTCCCCGCGGCCCGACAGCCCGGCGACAATGACCTGCTCCCGGCCCATCTCCGGGGCGATCCGGGCGATATGGCCGATGGCGTGGGCGCTTTCCAGGGCGGGTATGATGCCTTCGACCCTGGACAGCAGCTCGAAGGCCTCCAGCGCCTCGTCGTCGGTGACGCTGACGTATTCCGCCCGGCCGGCGTCTTTCAGGTAGCTGTGCTCGGGTCCCACCCCGGGGTAGTCCAGTCCCGCGGAAATGGAGTGAGCGACCTGGATCTGGCCATTCGCGTCCTGTCCCGTGTAGCTCATGGCGCCGTGCAATACACCCGGCGATCCCACGCCGAGCGTCGCGGCGTGCATGCCCGTATCGAGCCCGTGCCCCGCGCCTTCCACGCCGACCAGTCGGACGTCGTCGTCGAGAAAGGGATGAAAGAGTCCTATGGCGTTGCTGCCGCCCCCCACACAGGCGACGAGCACGTCCGGCAGCCGGCCTTCTTTTTCGAGGATCTGCTCGCGGGCTTCGCGGCCGATGACCGACTGGAAATCACGTACCATCATGGGGAAGGGATGAGGCCCCGCCACCGACCCGATGATGTAGTGGGTATGACGTACATTCGTCGCCCAGTCGCGCAGGGCCTCGTTCAGCGCGTCCTTGAGCGTGCGGCTTCCCGCGTCGACGCCGATGACCCGGCTCCCCATGAGGCGCATGCGGAATAC
Coding sequences:
- the trpB gene encoding tryptophan synthase subunit beta; translated protein: MTATVLPDERGHFGIFGGRYVPETLMTALDELLEVYETAKGDPEFEAEFRYYLGDYVGRPSPLYYAERLTETLGGARVYLKREDLNHTGAHKINNTIGQILLTRRMKKPRIIAETGAGQHGVATATVAARFGLECDVYMGTEDMERQALNVFRMRLMGSRVIGVDAGSRTLKDALNEALRDWATNVRHTHYIIGSVAGPHPFPMMVRDFQSVIGREAREQILEKEGRLPDVLVACVGGGSNAIGLFHPFLDDDVRLVGVEGAGHGLDTGMHAATLGVGSPGVLHGAMSYTGQDANGQIQVAHSISAGLDYPGVGPEHSYLKDAGRAEYVSVTDDEALEAFELLSRVEGIIPALESAHAIGHIARIAPEMGREQVIVAGLSGRGDKDVQQVCGFMDPESMER